One segment of Myotis daubentonii chromosome 11, mMyoDau2.1, whole genome shotgun sequence DNA contains the following:
- the ABHD17B gene encoding alpha/beta hydrolase domain-containing protein 17B, with protein MNNLSFSELCCLFCCPPCPGKIASKLAFLPPDPTYTLMCDESGSRWTLHLSERADWQYSSREKDAMECFMTRTSKGNRIACMFVRCSPNAKYTLLFSHGNAVDLGQMSSFYIGLGSRINCNIFSYDYSGYGASSGKPSEKNLYADIEAAWLALRTRYGIRPENVIIYGQSIGTVPSVDLAARYESAAVILHSPLTSGMRVAFPDTKKTYCFDAFPNIDKISKITSPVLIIHGTEDEVIDFSHGLALFERCQRPVEPLWVEGAGHNDVELYGQYLERLKQFVSQELVNL; from the exons aTGAATAATCTTTCATTTAGTGAGCTATGTTGCCTCTTCTGCTGTCCACCTTGTCCAGGGAAAATTGCTTCAAAATTAGCATTTTTGCCACCTGATCCAACTTACACACTAATGTGTGATGAAAGTGGAAGCCGCTGGACTTTACACCTATCAGAACGAGCTGACTGGCAGTATTCTTCTAGAGAAAAAGATGCTATGGAATGTTTCATGACTAGAACCAGTAAAGGCAACAGAATTGCCTGCATGTTTGTGCGTTGCTCACCCAATGCCAAATACACCTTACTCTTCTCACATGGAAATGCTGTTGATCTTGGTCAGATGAGCAGCTTTTACATAGGATTGGGATCACGGATTAACTGTAATATATTCTCATATGATTATTCTGGATATGGTGCAAGTTCTGGGAAACCATCGGAGAAGAACCTCTATGCAGACATAGAAGCTGCTTGGCTTGCTCTTAGGACAAG ATATGGCATTCGCCCTGAAAATGTGATTATATATGGCCAAAGTATAGGGACAGTACCATCTGTGGATCTTGCTGCTCGATACGAGAGTGCTGCTGTTATTCTTCATTCTCCTTTGACCTCAGGAATGCGAGTTGCTTTTCCTGATACCAAGAAAACCTACTGTTTTGATGCATTCCCAAA TATTGACAAAATCTCTAAAATAACCTCTCCAGTATTAATAATTCATGGGACTGAAGATGAAGTCATTGACTTTTCACATGGCCTTGCATTGTTTGAGCGTTGCCAAAGACCTGTGGAGCCTCTGTGGGTTGAAGGGGCAGGTCACAATGATGTGGAACTTTATGGACAATACCTTGAAAGGTTGAAACAGTTTGTGTCACAGGAATTGGTAAATTTGTAA